From Quercus lobata isolate SW786 chromosome 1, ValleyOak3.0 Primary Assembly, whole genome shotgun sequence, one genomic window encodes:
- the LOC115977798 gene encoding peroxidase N-like has protein sequence MKKSDSFYGYSLILAFFMLFLAARSQLITDFYKTSCPNLMAIVRREVQNAIKIEMRMAASLLRLHFHDCFVNGCDASILLDVSDGEKFAGPNLNSVRGFDVVDNIKTSVESACPDVVSCADIVAIAARDSVLLSGGPTWKVLLGRRDALVANQSGANTGLPSPFDNLGNITLKFANVGLNLKDVVSLSGGHTIGLSRCLLFSNRLFNFTGTGTPDSTLDTIMLSDLQKICPVNGDANKTTFLDRNSNDLFDNNYFQNLLNGKGLLSSDQILFSSDEAKTTTQSLVQSYSTNSDLFFADFANSMIKMGSISPLTGSSGQIRKNCRVVNS, from the exons ATGAAGAAGTCTGATAGCTTCTATGGTTATTCTTTGATTTTGGCTTTCTTTATGTTATTCCTTGCTGCAAGGTCTCAACTGATTACAGATTTTTATAAGACCTCATGTCCAAATCTCATGGCTATTGTGAGGAGAGAGGTTCAAAATGCTATCAAGATTGAAATGCGAATGGCTGCCTCTTTGCTTCGGCTTCACTTCCATGATTGCTTTGTGAAT GGTTGTGATGCATCAATACTATTGGATGTAAGCGATGGTGAGAAGTTTGCCGGTCCCAACTTAAATTCAGTTAGAGGATTCGATGTTGTAGATAATATCAAAACCTCCGTGGAGAGTGCATGTCCTGATGTTGTATCATGTGCTGATATAGTAGCCATAGCTGCAAGAGATTCAGTGCTCTta AGTGGAGGACCCACATGGAAGGTTCTGTTGGGCAGAAGAGATGCGCTAGTGGCAAATCAATCGGGAGCAAATACTGGGCTTCCTTCTCCATTTGACAACCTGGGTAATATCACTCTTAAGTTTGCAAATGTAGGCCTCAATCTCAAAGATGTGGTGTCCTTATCAG GAGGTCATACAATTGGGCTATCTAGGTGTCTTCTCTTCAGCAATAGGTTGTTCAACTTCACCGGAACAGGCACTCCAGACAGTACTTTGGATACAATTATGTTGTCCGATTTGCAAAAGATATGCCCAGTGAATGGTGATGCAAACAAGACAACATTCCTGGATCGAAACTCAAATGATTTGTTTGACAACAACTACTTTCAGAACTTGCTCAATGGAAAGGGTCTTCTTAGTTCTGACCAAATTTTATTCTCTAGTGATGAGGCCAAAACGACAACCCAAAGTTTGGTCCAAAGTTACAGCACTAACTCTGATCTTTTCTTTGCGGACTTTGCTAATTCCATGATCAAGATGGGGAGTATAAGTCCACTTACTGGGTCTAGTGGACAGATCAGAAAGAACTGTAGGGTTGTGAACTCATAA